AGCTCTACAGAACAAGAAAGCAATCAAAGCAGCATGAGAAAAATGTAACCTCACGATTAAGTCATAAGCTAAATCATCAGCCTTCAAGAAATAGAATTTCATAACATAGCAAGCATTTTTGCAGGTATCACTTGAAAACTTCAAACACACGACCACATGGAATTATGTTTCATCATTTTTATGATGAAAAACATATCAAAGGGCAAGGCGCCATTTCTCAGGATGATCTTGCACAAATCATAGAGCACTATCAACAAAACCATCATCTTTTACATGCTAGAGAATGGTTAGAAAAAGCAGTTCAAGGCTCACTTTCTACAAATGACGTCTGTCTGACTTTTGATGATGCACTACTATGCCAGTATGAAATTGCACTACCCGTTCTGGAATCATTTGACTTGAGTGCTTTCTGGTTTGTCTATTCTTCTGTCATCACAGGCGGTACGGAAAATCTTGAAATCTATCGAAAATTCAGAACAGTCTGTTTTGATAATATTGATGACTTTTATGAAAGTTTTTTCCAGACAGTCGCTTCATCAAAATACCAGAAAACCGTTGAAGAATCATTAAAAGACTTTTCTGCAGATGAATACCTTAGTCAATTCCCCTTCTATACAAATGAAGATAAGCGATTTCGTTTCGTGAGAGATATTGCATTAGGAGTCAAAGCATACAATGAAATCCAGAATGTCATGATTCGCGAGTGGAAGATTGACATACCGAGTTTTTCGAGTGATTTGTGGATGAATAAGCAACAGGTATTTGAACTACATTCTAAAAATCATATTGTTGGCCTACACTCTCATACTCATCCCACTGCACTGGCCTCTTTAGCCGCGAAGGGCCAGCGAAATGAATACGAAACAAATTATGATACGTTAAATCAGTTACTAAACTCAGCATCAGTAACGATGTCACACCCATGTAACTCATACAACAATGATACAATCGAAATTTTGAATGACCTGGAAATCAAAATTGGTTTCCGATCAAACATGAAAGAACATCCTTTAACAAATCTGGAATTTCCCCGAGAAGACCATGCTAATATTATGGAGAGGATTGCAGCATGAAAATCACTGTTTTCACCAGCAATCAACCTCGGCACCTTTCCTTAATTGAGTCACTTGCTTCGATTGCAGATGAAGTTTATGCAATCCAGGAATGTAACACAATTTTTCCAGGTCAAGTTGCTGACTTCTTCAAACGGTCTGAAGTCATGCAAGAATACTTCAGTCATGTTTTAAATGCAGAAAAGGAGATTTTCGGACGGCCTCGGTTTTCTCCACTGAATGTCAAATCACTGTCGATGAAGCTAGGCGACCTGAACCGATTAGAACTGGATGCGTTAAAGCCTGGCCTGGAAAGCGATTACTACATCGTATTTGGGAGTAGTTTCATTAAAGGAGACCTTTGTGATTTCCTGGTGAACCAGAAAGCTTTAAACATCCATATGGGGGCATCACCATACTATCGTGGAAGCAGCTGTAATTTCTGGGCAGTCCAAGAGGGAAATCCCGATTATGTGGGAGCAACAATTCATCTTTTGACAAAAGGTCTGGATTCTGGCCCGATGTTATTCCACGCATTACCAAAGCCACAAAAAACCACACCATTTGTGCTGGGAATGCAAGCCGTAAAGGCAGCTCATGAGGGATTACTCAGTCATTTGAAATCAGGTACGATTTTCGATTTTGATCCCGTCACTCAAGATAAATCACAGGAACTCAAATACACTCGAAACAGTGACTTCACAGATGAAGTCGCATCCTATTATTTGAAAACCGCGCCTACACCTGAAGAGGTACTTCAATCTTTGCAATCGCGGGACTTATCCAAATTTCTGCACCCTTATCTTGGTTAATCTGAATTGTAGGCAATTCGCAAAAAATTAAATCACTACTCAAAAAAAGTGGTCTTAAGGAGTTCAGAAAACACATGTGATACTTGTCCCACAATCAATGAGAGCATCTTTTCGCCTTTTTCAGCAGATGCCAGATCGGGACGACCTGTTGCCCCCTTTTGCGTACGCTGGTACATGTCATTGCAGAGATAGACCCCATCGACCACATCCAAAGCGTAGTCATCAAAGTTTTCAATTTTTGCTTTGTGTACCAATTCCGGACGGAGGTGCATGATCAAAGAGGTTTCTGCCTCGCAGGCATGACCAACAGTTTTGCATTGCCCTTCCATTAAGGAGGCAATCTCTTTTTCTGCGATAGACCAGTAAGACGCCGCCATTAATTGACAGTTTTGATAATTTACCTGAAGCCGTCTTAAAGAAATTTGCATGGGACCAATGTTTCCTCCATGTCCGTTTAAGATCAAAACACGACGGAAACCATCATCCAACAACGACTCACATATTTCACAGAGCAGAGTTTCATAGTTTTCTACATGTGAAGTCAAAGTCGCGCCCCACCTTAAATGATGCTGGCTGGCACCAAGCCAGAGTGTAGGCAATAGTAATACGGATTCTTTGAGTTTCTGTTCCACTTGCTCAGCTACTGCGGTAGTGATGATCGTATCTGTACCAGTTGGCATATGAGGACCATGTTGTTCCACTGCGGCAATTGGCAAAACAACAAGCGTCTCATCGCGAGAAACATTCTTGAGTTCAACTGCAGTCATTTCCATATACTTCATCTGACAATCACTCTCTTATATCTGTACTATTTTTGGTGTCGACCTTGAATTACAGTCCAAAAAGTAAGTGGTTCTGCCTCCGAATCTTGATGCTGAGCTCCTGTCAGGAAACTGACAAGTAAGCTTATCCCCATAGTTAAACCGAATCCGATCGGCCAAAACCAGACAGAAAACCAATCTGAAGCACCATACATCAATGCAATTGTAATCACAGCTCCCGCCAGAGTTCCCACCATGACTCCTGCTGTGGTAGAACGTTTAAAAAAAAGAGCCATTATAAACAATGCCAGCAATGGACCACCAAAACCGGCGGTTACTTTTTTTCCGATTGCGAAAACATCTCCCATCTCACCCACGTTGCAAGCCAAAACGACAGATAGTAAACCTATCAAAATGACTAATGCGCGATCCTGCAAGACTTCGATTTTATTCGTTTTCGGTTTCCAATGTGCAAAATGACGATCGCGAAAATCCACCATTAATGCTGTGGTAACAGAATGGATACCCGAATCAATACTGGACATCACTGCGGCCATCAACGCAACTAAAAACAAGCCCACCACTCCAGGAGGAAAATGCAACCTTACATATTGAGGCAAAGCCTGATCTTGCAGATTCAATGCCCGAATATCTTCGGCAACATATTCGGGATACGATTGATAATACTCGGGAACAGGCATTCTATTTCCATGATCTGTGCCGTTCGTTCTCCAATCAGGCAACTCTCCGTCGAGTTCTGTCGCCAGCACCGTCACCATCTCTTCTGGAAATTGCTGATAATGAGTATAAAGGCCAACCCCAACTGCCAGTAACCCTGGAACCACAGTCCACATCCCAATCACATTAATCATAAAACCGACCTGTGATGTCCTCTCAGATCGAGCGGCGATATATCTCTGCACGGCCACTTGATCGGCCCCAAAAGCGGAAAGTGCTTCGAGAAACAGCCCGATCAAGAGAGCCCAACTGCCGTACTCGAGCGTCATAGAAGGTGTGAAATCAACCAGCAAGTTACTCCGACCTTCAAAATAAGTCGAAATGACGCCCGAAACTCCCAGTTCAGTTTGACTAAGAATTAAACCGAGAGTCAATATAATAGTAAGGGTGAAAATAAAAAACTGTATTACATCAGTCCACATCACAGCCCGCAAACCACCTAGCATTGTGTAGAAGATAGAAACAATTCCCAGTACAACTATCACAGAAATTTGCGAGACCTGCATTACGTTTGCCAAAACCACAGAAGCTGCAAATGTGGCAGATGCCATCCAGCCAATACGTAAGAGAACAAACAAACCACTAGCCAGAGAACGCACCGAAACATGAAATCGGCGTTCCAGATACTCATACGCCGTCTGGCAATTCAAGCGGGAATAAACGGGAATAAAGACCCATAAAATCAACGGCGCCATCAGGGAAACAGAAACTAGAAATAAACAGATTCGCAGCCCACTTCCGTAAGCAATGGAAGGGTACATGACAAAACTGTTAGACGAAAATAACGTCGCCATCACACTTAAACCTACAGGAAGCCAACCCATAGACTTACCTGCAGCGAAAAACTCTTTACGCGATTGATTACGACCGAAATAGATACCAAGTCCTACTGAAACTAGTAAATAGGCTAAAATCACGCCGTAATCAAGCAAATGCATCTTGCACTCAGTTCTGAAATCATTCAAAAGTCAACAACGAGAGATCTCGTGTATGATGTGAACTCAAAAGTAGGTCAGTAGACATTTCGATCTATCCTGTAAATCAAAAAAGATCACTATTGGAAATAAGACCGAATGATATTCATAATATCAAAATCTACCGATATAAAAAGCAAACGCTATAATTCTTCAGCATTTTCTGGGCAAAGTTTGCTACAATCAGCCCAGCACTTCAAAATCACTAAATAGCAAAGCAATTTTCGAGAATTCACTGACGGTAATTATCAGAAAGATGTGTTATGACGACGGCAGTCTGCTTCCAATGTGGCCATTTGAAATTTGGCTCATTTGTCCCCTGCGATCAATGTCAGGCAAGACCTCGTACAGACGATGAAATGATCATCTCACTGGCGATGACCGATCATTATTTTGACCAGGCAACATTGGAATCGATGCGCGACTACATACTGGAGCATGGGCATGCTCCCGATCTTGATCCTGAATCCAAGAAAACATTTCGTAAAACTTTTGAAGAAGTTAAAGCCACTGGAGCCATTGAAAAAATGTTAAATTCATTCGAAGATAATTCAGAATAATATAGTCGTTTTCCACTGCTGACTCACCAAGCTTGACTCCCATCTATTCGGCCTACCTATGTTGACAACAATTCAATGGACTTATCTTTTTTCGATCCTTCTTATTTCCCTTGTTGGTGGATATTTTCCTTTTGCAAAACCAGAACAGGTTCGCACAAATGGTGGATTTCCGCAAGGGGAAGCATTTTCGTCTGGTGTTTTTCTTGCACTTTCATTAACGATGTTACTCCCTTCTGCATTTCAAATCTTTCGGCAACAGCTTCCAGAGTTGAACTATCCAATCGGTTCCGTCATTGCCATTATCGCCTTTTTAAGTTTGCTTGCTATGGAACACATGACGACACATGCAATCGAGTGTGAACGAATCAAGGTAAAAAGCGACCGTTTGCCAGCGAGAATTCCGTTGATCATGACATCAATGATTGCACTTCCCTCATTCTTTTTAGGCACAACGCTAGGGATGAGCGATAATACCGCAGCCACACTCGTTTTCATCGCCATTATTCTGCACAAAGGAACCGCTGCCTTCGCCTTGATGCTTACGATGGTTCGCAGCACGCTCACCCGATCACAAACCGTGATCCTGTTTACCTTCTTTGCTTCATCCACTCCGCTGGGAATCCTTTTGGGTGGGTTTGTTCACAAGGAATTTGCAGCTTCTACGGCATTGGTTAAAGCAACAATGCTCTCGCTGGGAGCAGGTACTTTCCTATATATGGGCACGCTGCACGAAATGAAACATGCCTCATTAATCGAACATTGTGGAAAGCGAAACTGCTTTCTAATCATGGTCGCTGGTTTAGTCATCACAGCAATTGTTCGATTTGTAGTCGGCGAAGCACATCACTTTTAAATAATTAGCAAAACACTATTTACAACTATTGGAAGCAACGAATTCTCGTTTCTTCGAGAATATTTCAAAATAAAACGTGATCCCCTCTCTTCTTTTACGCCTTAAAGAAAAAACAATTATTCACCAAACAAACTGCAATAATTGAACGCTTTAAGGATTACGTACGTGACTTCAAAAGAGAAATTGCAACGAAAAGTTTCCGTCTACGCCAAAGGCGAAAAAACATTGATGGACACTTCGCAGCAACAACGCCATTTGTTGTTACTCCCCCTGCTGAAGCTCTTTGTGAAATGGAGAATTACTCCTAACCATCTCACTTTCCTTTCGTTTCTCTGTGGTCTCAGCTTTTGTTTTACCTATGCTTTGAACTGGTATCTTGCAAAACCACTTGCATTTTGTCTATTAACACTTCATGTTTTGCTGGATGGGATTGATGGTCCCTTAGCACGCTTAACGGGAATGGCTGGCAATCGTGGATCTTTTACGGACACCACATCGGACCAGCTCGTCGTTGCGTTTACGACAATGACTATGATTCACTACGGACTGATCAACGTAATTTCAGGTAGCTTGTATCTTGTTTTCTATACACTGGTGATCGTCTTTGCCATGATTCGCAGTTCCTTGGCAATTCCCTACAGCTGGTTAATCCGTCCTCGATTGCTTGTTTATGCCTGGCTGCCCATTGAAGTTTATCTTCTTCCAAACACATTGAATTATCTTCTCTGGTTTTTCATTTTACTTTTAGGCTGGAAATCCATCACCGGTTTTTACAAGATCCGCAAAAAACTATAGTTTATCAATTTAGCGGCAGCAAAGCTCAAACGCGACTTATTTACCACGAACAGAGTACGAAGGAATTCAGGTGGTAACGAAATCAAAGAATTTATTATTTCTACCAAATTTAAATACTTCATGCAAAGCTTACTTTTTCTTACTGGTTAAATTAAATTCAAATTCGTTGGGCCCCTCTTTTTTTACATCCGCTGTTAACGTTGAGTTTTCGTTATATTTTGCAGGAACTAGATTAGACCCTGCCACTTCAGCGTTTTCTTCTTTAATAATTTTGACAACATGTGTGCCTGGAGTCGCTCCTTTGGTGTCTTTATTAAACATTAATGTAAATTTTCCATTCTCATCCGTTAAAGCAAAAGAGGGACCACCTTCTTTGGGATTAAATGTCACATTTGCATCAGCAAGAGGCTTCCCATCTAAAGTCACTACTCCAATCACATCAGTAAGTTCAGGAAGTGGTTCCTGACTTCCTCCAAAACAACCAACTAAAACCAGACAAAGCAATACGCAAAAAAAAGAAAAAAGAAACGGGCGCTTCGTTGAATTCATTATTCGTATCCTCTTAAGAAGCAGTCAAAAAACAGAAAATAAAGCAACATATATTCTAAAAAACCTCACCATGCAGATAAATTTACCGCCATGGTGAGGCTCAGTTTATACACAGGTTATACGGTTAAAATTCCGGTATTACTTCTGCACCCTTCACAGAAATAAGTGCTCGCACTACCGCGGTCATATTGACATTTTCACTTAGAAAACGAACAGCGCCATCTGCCATCAAAATGTGCACGCCTCCTTCATGAGAACTACCAGCCCCCCAGGCATAAACTCGCTGACTTAATGCAGCATCCCTAGGTCTGTTAATACCTTGACCTGTTGGACGAATCAGAAAAGTATGCGTATAAGTATCCCAGAAAGGACCGAAGTTCGGATACAAATTTGAACCATTGCTCGTTTTAATCAGTGGGGTTTCCATCAAAAGAATTGTATTACTGGTCCCATCAGTGATATTCGCTATCTGAGCTGAACCATTTAACCCGATTGCTCCTTTCAAGGCATAGGTTTCTTTTTTCCACGAATGGTACATGTCCGAATCATATCGATTCGAAACAGCGCCATAGCTTGTTTTGTGCGCGCCATTCGAAGCGTAGTGCCCCGTAGTTGATCCTGTTCCAATCGAGTTTTCGGCATCAGAAGGACAAACAAAAACAGGTAAGTTTGCATCCAATACACTAAATTGATTTGCGGTTGACGGTGGAGGAGTATGCGCACAGTCACCTGAATAATGAGCAGGACTACTGGGAATTGACCAGTTATATTGATTGTATAAAGGCGCTTGGTCTAAAAATGGTAATAGCATCTGATAACAGGTGTGATTCAAAATATTGTCATCTGCAAAAATCGATGCACAACGTCGACTGCCAGGGTTGACTGCCCCCGGAGGAAATACCTTATGGGTATCATGGTAATTGTGGAATGCAAGTCCGAGTTGTTTTAAGTTGTTTTTGCAAGTACTACGACGTGCCGCTTCACGCGCCTGCTGCACTGCTGGAAGTAACAGCGCAATCAAAATTGCAATGATAGCTATTACTACCAGTAACTCAATCAATGTAAAACCGAATCTTTGCTGGGACCTTAATTTCATACGCTCTCTCCTTCAAAACAAAATATAAAAACATAAAACTGATACATTAGTAAAAAACGAATCTTAGGAAGTTTTATTTTTATGGGATGAAAACATACTTTCTGAGCAGCAAATTCAGACCAAGCTTTAAAGAAGAGAATTCTTTCTTAACTTATACCGAAAAATGTACAATTACGCATTAATATACATTAGTATTAATTATATAAAGTTAAATAAATTGGTCAATATTTTTTGAATCTAAATTTGAACTTATTTTCGACGAATATAACTACTCCAGCTCAAGACTTGGTCGCCAATCCCCTAAGGCCTGCTATCTTAATGATGCCATCGCGCTCAGTTGAAATTCTCAAGCCACTGTGGAAACGATAAAACTACTTTCTTCTGAACTATTGACTGACAATGAGAATTCGTCTTGAAAATTAGCTGCTTGAAAGAAATTATCAAAGTTCTATCGATATATGTGAGCAGCGTAATTGTGATGAGATTTGGGGAAAAACTTAAGACCAAAGAAATCGAGCGCTCCCGAAACTTTGAGTAAGAAATCAACTGATTAAACGATGAATGATCAATGTGTAGTAGAATAGATAGTAAATCTATATTATTGAGTGAGCTTCTAAAAGAACGTAAAGCGCATAAAAAAAACCTTCGACTCA
The Gimesia aquarii DNA segment above includes these coding regions:
- a CDS encoding polysaccharide deacetylase family protein, with amino-acid sequence MFHHFYDEKHIKGQGAISQDDLAQIIEHYQQNHHLLHAREWLEKAVQGSLSTNDVCLTFDDALLCQYEIALPVLESFDLSAFWFVYSSVITGGTENLEIYRKFRTVCFDNIDDFYESFFQTVASSKYQKTVEESLKDFSADEYLSQFPFYTNEDKRFRFVRDIALGVKAYNEIQNVMIREWKIDIPSFSSDLWMNKQQVFELHSKNHIVGLHSHTHPTALASLAAKGQRNEYETNYDTLNQLLNSASVTMSHPCNSYNNDTIEILNDLEIKIGFRSNMKEHPLTNLEFPREDHANIMERIAA
- a CDS encoding formyltransferase family protein, with product MKITVFTSNQPRHLSLIESLASIADEVYAIQECNTIFPGQVADFFKRSEVMQEYFSHVLNAEKEIFGRPRFSPLNVKSLSMKLGDLNRLELDALKPGLESDYYIVFGSSFIKGDLCDFLVNQKALNIHMGASPYYRGSSCNFWAVQEGNPDYVGATIHLLTKGLDSGPMLFHALPKPQKTTPFVLGMQAVKAAHEGLLSHLKSGTIFDFDPVTQDKSQELKYTRNSDFTDEVASYYLKTAPTPEEVLQSLQSRDLSKFLHPYLG
- a CDS encoding creatininase family protein — protein: MTAVELKNVSRDETLVVLPIAAVEQHGPHMPTGTDTIITTAVAEQVEQKLKESVLLLPTLWLGASQHHLRWGATLTSHVENYETLLCEICESLLDDGFRRVLILNGHGGNIGPMQISLRRLQVNYQNCQLMAASYWSIAEKEIASLMEGQCKTVGHACEAETSLIMHLRPELVHKAKIENFDDYALDVVDGVYLCNDMYQRTQKGATGRPDLASAEKGEKMLSLIVGQVSHVFSELLKTTFFE
- a CDS encoding sodium:solute symporter family transporter, giving the protein MHLLDYGVILAYLLVSVGLGIYFGRNQSRKEFFAAGKSMGWLPVGLSVMATLFSSNSFVMYPSIAYGSGLRICLFLVSVSLMAPLILWVFIPVYSRLNCQTAYEYLERRFHVSVRSLASGLFVLLRIGWMASATFAASVVLANVMQVSQISVIVVLGIVSIFYTMLGGLRAVMWTDVIQFFIFTLTIILTLGLILSQTELGVSGVISTYFEGRSNLLVDFTPSMTLEYGSWALLIGLFLEALSAFGADQVAVQRYIAARSERTSQVGFMINVIGMWTVVPGLLAVGVGLYTHYQQFPEEMVTVLATELDGELPDWRTNGTDHGNRMPVPEYYQSYPEYVAEDIRALNLQDQALPQYVRLHFPPGVVGLFLVALMAAVMSSIDSGIHSVTTALMVDFRDRHFAHWKPKTNKIEVLQDRALVILIGLLSVVLACNVGEMGDVFAIGKKVTAGFGGPLLALFIMALFFKRSTTAGVMVGTLAGAVITIALMYGASDWFSVWFWPIGFGLTMGISLLVSFLTGAQHQDSEAEPLTFWTVIQGRHQK
- a CDS encoding ZIP family metal transporter; this encodes MLTTIQWTYLFSILLISLVGGYFPFAKPEQVRTNGGFPQGEAFSSGVFLALSLTMLLPSAFQIFRQQLPELNYPIGSVIAIIAFLSLLAMEHMTTHAIECERIKVKSDRLPARIPLIMTSMIALPSFFLGTTLGMSDNTAATLVFIAIILHKGTAAFALMLTMVRSTLTRSQTVILFTFFASSTPLGILLGGFVHKEFAASTALVKATMLSLGAGTFLYMGTLHEMKHASLIEHCGKRNCFLIMVAGLVITAIVRFVVGEAHHF
- a CDS encoding CDP-alcohol phosphatidyltransferase family protein, whose amino-acid sequence is MTSKEKLQRKVSVYAKGEKTLMDTSQQQRHLLLLPLLKLFVKWRITPNHLTFLSFLCGLSFCFTYALNWYLAKPLAFCLLTLHVLLDGIDGPLARLTGMAGNRGSFTDTTSDQLVVAFTTMTMIHYGLINVISGSLYLVFYTLVIVFAMIRSSLAIPYSWLIRPRLLVYAWLPIEVYLLPNTLNYLLWFFILLLGWKSITGFYKIRKKL
- a CDS encoding carboxypeptidase-like regulatory domain-containing protein, which translates into the protein MNSTKRPFLFSFFCVLLCLVLVGCFGGSQEPLPELTDVIGVVTLDGKPLADANVTFNPKEGGPSFALTDENGKFTLMFNKDTKGATPGTHVVKIIKEENAEVAGSNLVPAKYNENSTLTADVKKEGPNEFEFNLTSKKK
- a CDS encoding DUF1559 domain-containing protein, which produces MKLRSQQRFGFTLIELLVVIAIIAILIALLLPAVQQAREAARRSTCKNNLKQLGLAFHNYHDTHKVFPPGAVNPGSRRCASIFADDNILNHTCYQMLLPFLDQAPLYNQYNWSIPSSPAHYSGDCAHTPPPSTANQFSVLDANLPVFVCPSDAENSIGTGSTTGHYASNGAHKTSYGAVSNRYDSDMYHSWKKETYALKGAIGLNGSAQIANITDGTSNTILLMETPLIKTSNGSNLYPNFGPFWDTYTHTFLIRPTGQGINRPRDAALSQRVYAWGAGSSHEGGVHILMADGAVRFLSENVNMTAVVRALISVKGAEVIPEF